Genomic window (Kosakonia sp. BYX6):
AGCCGGAAGCGTACCAATGGTTTTTGGAGCAGATTCAGGTGTGGGGCGCGCGTTTGCATCGCATTAGCGCAGTCGAACACGATCAAAACATGGCATTCATCCAGGCGCTGCGCCACTTTGCGACCTTCGCATATGGGTTGCACTTGGCGGAAGAGAATGTGCAGCTTGAGCAGTTGCTGGCGCTCTCTTCACCGATTTACCGCCTGGAACTGGCGATGGTGGGGCGCTTGTTTGCGCAGGATCCGCAGCTTTATGCCGACATTATTATGTCCTCGTCTAGCAATCTGGCGCTGATCAAACGCTACTACAAGCGTTTCGGTGAAGCGATTGGCCTGCTGGAGCAGGGCGACAAACAGGCGTTTATCGACAGTTTCCGCAAAGTAGAACACTGGTTCGGTGATTATGCCCAGCGTTTCCAGAGCGAAAGCCGTGTGCTGTTGCGCCAGGCGAACGACAGCCGCCCGTAAGCGAAAAAGCCGTTTATACTGAAAAGCCAGTGGTTATCCGCTGGCTTTTTTCATTTAAGGGATGCGCAATGGCTGAACTGCAAACGCTGTTTGATTATACCGGGCATTTGCCGGAATGCCCGACCTGGAGCGAGACGGAGCAGGCGCTCTACTGGGCTGATATTCTGCAAGGCGAAATTCATCGTTACCGGCTGGCTTCTGGCGAGCATTCGGTGCTCTCGTTTCCCGAAGAAGTGGGATGCTTTGCGCTGCGCGAAAAGGGCGGGTTTATCGTCGCTATGCGTCAGGCGATTTGGCTAACCGATGAGCGGGGTTTGCTGCGACAAAAAGTGTGCGATAACCCGTCGAACCCGCAACTGGCGCGTTTTAACGACGGCGGTACCGATCAACTTGGCCGCTTTTACGCGGGCACATTTTGGGATCCGGGTGATTACAACGGTGCGCTGCTGATGCGTGTGGATAACGACTTAACGCCAAAAGTGGTGCAGTGCGATATTCACGGCGCGAATGGCCTGGCGTTCAGTCGCGATAAACAATGGATGTTTACTTCCGATACGCCAAACGGCGTGATTTACCGAACGCCATTAGATGAGCAAGGGGAGCCAGGCCGCCGAGAAATTTTCCGTCAGTTTAAGGCCGGGGAAGGCAGCCCGGACGGTGCGGCGATGGATGTGGAAGGCTGTTACTGGAGCGCGATGTTTGATGGCTGGCGTATCGCCCGTTTTTCACCGCAGGGCGAGCAACTGGAGGAACATCGCTTGCCGGTGCGTTGCCCGACAATGGTCTGCTTTGGTGGCGATGATATGAAAACGCTGTTTATCACCACGACGCGGGAAAATATGGACGCCGAAGAAATCGCGCAATACCCGCTATCCGGAGCCATCTTCACCCTGCCTGTTGCGGTGGCAGGGGTGAAGAAGCCGCTATTTAAGGAGCGTTAAACCGGGTCCACCGGCACGACATTTTCGCTTGGGTAGCAACCGAGGACTTTTAAGGATCGGGTGATGCTGGCAAGCTCGCGCAGCGCTTTTTGCATGCCAGTGGATTGCAGGTTGGCCTGAATATCGAGATAAAACATCTCTTCCCATGGGTTGCCATGAATCGGGCGCGACTCCAGTTTGGTCATAATCAGATTGTGATTACGCAACACCAGTAACGCTTCAACCAGCGCACCCGCCTGTTGGCCTGTCGCCATCAGCAAGGTTGTTTTCGCCGGCACCTGTTCGGAAACATCAATCGCTTTGCGCGCCAGCACGATAAAACGCGTGATGTTTTGCGTCTGGTTCGCCAGGTTGCGCTCCAGCACTTGCAAACCGTACAGCGCGCCACCGGCTTCATTGCCTAATGCTGCCACATGCGGCGAATTCTCCTGCGCTACTTTTTCCATCGCTGCGGAGGTGCTTTCGCAATACTCAATTTTCCACTGTGGGTAGCGGTTCAGAAACTGGCTGCACTGCTGGAATGGCTGCGGATGGCTGTAAACCGTCTTGATCTGATCAAGGCTCGTCGTACCGGAGACCAGCACGCAGTGATCGATAGGC
Coding sequences:
- a CDS encoding SMP-30/gluconolactonase/LRE family protein is translated as MAELQTLFDYTGHLPECPTWSETEQALYWADILQGEIHRYRLASGEHSVLSFPEEVGCFALREKGGFIVAMRQAIWLTDERGLLRQKVCDNPSNPQLARFNDGGTDQLGRFYAGTFWDPGDYNGALLMRVDNDLTPKVVQCDIHGANGLAFSRDKQWMFTSDTPNGVIYRTPLDEQGEPGRREIFRQFKAGEGSPDGAAMDVEGCYWSAMFDGWRIARFSPQGEQLEEHRLPVRCPTMVCFGGDDMKTLFITTTRENMDAEEIAQYPLSGAIFTLPVAVAGVKKPLFKER
- the pheA gene encoding bifunctional chorismate mutase/prephenate dehydratase, which produces MTAENPLLDLRVKISALDEQLLTLLAERRQLSVEVGKAKLDSHRPVRDIDRERDLLENLIQLGKAHHLDAHYITRLFQLIIEDSVLTQQALLQQHLNKTNPHSARIAFLGPKGSYSHLAARQYAARHFEQFIESGCPKFHDIFNQVETGLADYAVVPLENTSSGAINDVYDLLQHTSLSIVGELTVPIDHCVLVSGTTSLDQIKTVYSHPQPFQQCSQFLNRYPQWKIEYCESTSAAMEKVAQENSPHVAALGNEAGGALYGLQVLERNLANQTQNITRFIVLARKAIDVSEQVPAKTTLLMATGQQAGALVEALLVLRNHNLIMTKLESRPIHGNPWEEMFYLDIQANLQSTGMQKALRELASITRSLKVLGCYPSENVVPVDPV